Genomic DNA from Sediminispirochaeta bajacaliforniensis DSM 16054:
GAAGGATACCGAAATGCGTAAACCTGTCTTCCTTTCCCAGGAAAATATTCTGGGCGACTGTCAATCCGCTTAAGGTTCCGATTTCCTGCACGATAATTGCCACACCTTTCTCATTGGCTTCAACCTGGGTGTGGGCGCTATACTCTTCCCCGTCCAGATAGAACGTTCCACCGTCCGGCGCGTATACACCACACAGCATCGACGCGAAAGTTGACTTACCCGAGCCATTCTCACCGATGAGCCCGTGAACCTCCCCTCGTGCAAGGGAGAGGGTGACGTTATTACACGCCTGGGTATTTCCGAATGCTTTGGAGATGTTCTCCGCCCTGAGGATCTCTACCGACTTATTCATGCAGACTCCGTACTTTTCATCACTTGACCACCGCGCCCTTGGGCACCCGTGTCGTAAGGACGACAATACCGATCAGTGTGCAGCCTGTGATCACATTCTGTATTGTCGTCGGAGCGCCCAGCGAAATCAGCCCATTCAAAATCATCGTAATGATAAACTCACCCACCAGCATTGCAATAACAGGGTTGACGCTCTTCTTGAAGGCAAGCCCGAAAAAACAACCCATAATTGGGGTAAAGTTCCGCGCCATGCTAGACATATTCGTGCTTGCAGTAATCGCGCTGCCATAACTGATAGTCAATATGCTCATGATGCCGGCAAAGAAACCGCAGAGAACAAAGGCTATAATCTTATATGTATTGATTGCGATTCCCATATTCTTCGCTACGGTTTCATTGCTTCCAATTGCGTAGGTGTACGTCCCTATTTTTGTGTGCTCCAGAAAAAGGAAGGTGAGCAAAAACGCGGCAACTGCGAGAATGATATTCCAGGGTGCTTTGCCAAATGCTCTTACGTTTTGTCCTAAAGTAAGCACGCTTCCCGATGCTATCAGAGCTCCTATGCATTCATACACCATCATTAATCCGACGGTTGCAATAATAGAAGGTATCTTCAGCCTTACATACAAAGCGCCGTTGACAAAACCGATGAGAGTGCCGACAAGCACTGGTCCCACGATCAAGCCGAGATAGCCGAAACGGCGGCTCAGTAGCACGCCGACAATTGCGGACAAGACTATATTTGCACCTATACTGAAATCGAAAAGTCCCATAGCGATAATGAAATAGAATCCGCAAGCGGCGACCGTCGGAAGCAGTGCCTGCTGAAAATAGGAGGACAGGCTATTGAGATTACCGAAATTGTGAGGCCGCATTATTTTGAAGACCGCATAAATGAGCACCGTAACGCCAATAAGATAGA
This window encodes:
- a CDS encoding ABC transporter permease, with the protein product MKTDLIHKKSSPGKLNGVLYLIGVTVLIYAVFKIMRPHNFGNLNSLSSYFQQALLPTVAACGFYFIIAMGLFDFSIGANIVLSAIVGVLLSRRFGYLGLIVGPVLVGTLIGFVNGALYVRLKIPSIIATVGLMMVYECIGALIASGSVLTLGQNVRAFGKAPWNIILAVAAFLLTFLFLEHTKIGTYTYAIGSNETVAKNMGIAINTYKIIAFVLCGFFAGIMSILTISYGSAITASTNMSSMARNFTPIMGCFFGLAFKKSVNPVIAMLVGEFIITMILNGLISLGAPTTIQNVITGCTLIGIVVLTTRVPKGAVVK